The stretch of DNA aaaatgctgcagatgttgggaatgaaaaataaaacagaaaatgctggatatactcagcaggtctggcaacatctgtggagagagaaacagagttaatgtttcaggtcgtgaCCTTTCATGAGAAATAAGATGATTGGGTTAAACCAATGAGTTATCTAAGAGGAGAGAAATAGGTCAATGCAATTATTATAATGCCAATGAATTATTTATCACCGAACTGAAATATTTTCTACATTTAAAACCTGTGCTTTTAACCTCATGATTTATTGTTGGCTGTTAAATCAGTGAACGCTGGAAGACGATTGACTTGTAGGAGTGTGTAATCTCATCTTAATGTGCTTCATTCACACAGGATCCTCGCCGTACACATGTCTGGATTGCAGCCAGCGCTTTCAATGTGAATACCCCTTTCTAGCCCATTTGCGATTCCGCTGTCAGAAGAGACTGGGTTGTATTGCCTCGGATGAGAACGTGAAGAGCAGCGGAGACCGTGACCATCAAACTGCTGTCGGGTCAAGTGTTAAATTCAGTCGATCGGAGCGACAATCAGCCTTTGCTAATGTAGAAAATAATAAAACCATTACAGATTTCCACAACCTCGCCAGGGATATGGAAAATCCGAGAGAAAACGTTAGGAACCATCGAGAAACTGAAAGcataaatgaaaataaaagaaaatacgACGAAGCGGAAGAAAAAAATGACAATATACTGCACACTGCAAAACTTGCAGATAGATCACTGGCTATGCCAAGAGAAAATCTTCTCTGCCCTTCCCAACAGTTCAGAGGGAGTTATTTCAATCTGAGAGAAAATGGAAGGCTAATGACACCATCTAGTCCAGAGTCTACTGATGTTAAACGAAGCGCCTTCTTCGAAGTGAAACGAACTTCACTTAACCTTAAACAGACTCCAAAGGACCACGTTTCGGACACAGACAACAAGAATGGCGCAGCACCGAACACTAGCTCTTCCGAGAAGCCGATTGACATCAAGTCTGTTCTGACTGAAACACAAGTCCCTTCGTGTCTGGACAACATTGCCATGGGAAGTGCGTTTCGGAGCGTCTCTCAGCTTTGTGGGACTGAGGAAAGGAAGAGTGCATTTTCTCAGCCAGCCAGGTCGTTTACTCAGCTATCTCCACTTTTAGTGTCGCAAAAAGTGATTCCGGGCTTAGAGTGTCACCCTGCCGTTGGTGACTCTGGGAGGCTTTATCAAGCGAATGCCTTAGCTGCAAAGCTCCAGAGCGCAGATGTTAACGGCAATTGTAATATGCAAGGGGGCCTGGCCAAACAAAGCCCTTTCGTATATGCCACCGCCTTTTGGCCAAAGGCTTCTGGGCCCATTCAGCTGCAAGTCCCATCCGCGCTGACCCTTCTTCCTCCTTCATTCACGTCCTTTTGTTTACCGGCGCAGAACTGGTGTGCCA from Carcharodon carcharias isolate sCarCar2 chromosome 1, sCarCar2.pri, whole genome shotgun sequence encodes:
- the prdm8b gene encoding PR domain zinc finger protein 8b, with the protein product MEDPNVHKGFWESDASRAVQQCLTNIFTSVYTTCDIPENAIFGPCVLSHTSLYDSIAFIALKSADKRTVPYIFRVDTSAANSSSEGLMWLRLVQSARDKEEQNLEAYVKNGQLFYRSLRRIDKDEELLVWYGKELLELLLLSNVRAQAKMNGSSPYTCLDCSQRFQCEYPFLAHLRFRCQKRLGCIASDENVKSSGDRDHQTAVGSSVKFSRSERQSAFANVENNKTITDFHNLARDMENPRENVRNHRETESINENKRKYDEAEEKNDNILHTAKLADRSLAMPRENLLCPSQQFRGSYFNLRENGRLMTPSSPESTDVKRSAFFEVKRTSLNLKQTPKDHVSDTDNKNGAAPNTSSSEKPIDIKSVLTETQVPSCLDNIAMGSAFRSVSQLCGTEERKSAFSQPARSFTQLSPLLVSQKVIPGLECHPAVGDSGRLYQANALAAKLQSADVNGNCNMQGGLAKQSPFVYATAFWPKASGPIQLQVPSALTLLPPSFTSFCLPAQNWCAKCNASFRMTSDLVYHMRSHHKKEYAMEPLVKRRREEKLKCPICNESFRERHHLSRHMTSHN